CAAGCTGACAAAGGCGGAGGGAAGCGGATATCAGCACTAAAGTTATTCACGTTAGCGCTGTGGTGAATTGGTAAAGCATATTCTAAGTTTTCGTGGGGGCGGGGGATGATGTGATGAGAAAGTAATTCACCGCCATTGACTCGCTGCACAGATTCTAGTCCGGCTGTGACGGCTACATTTACCTCGCCTACTTCGCCGCGAATTAATACGGTAATTCTTCCCAAGTCTGTATTTTCGTAGCCTACCAAAGTTACACGGGCAGCTTTACACATCGCATCCCCTACTTCTATGGCTGTGGGAACACCGTAAACTTCAACCATGCCTAACGCCAATGTCATAAATAACTCAGTTTAGTCATTAGTCATTAGTCCACAGTCCATAGTCCATAGTCAACAGTTAATAGTTACTCTCCCTCATCTTTCCCATCCCTTTTTACAGCTATTACACAGTCGCCATAATGCGAGACTCTTTAGGAGCGCGTTTTTCTGTAATCATCATCTTGACACCACGGGCTGGTGCTAAGGTTACTCCCCGACGACGAGGTAGTTCTGGTTGACTATCAGCTATTGCAAGCTGGTAGTTTGTTAAGATAGTCGCTAATACAAGCTTCATTTCAAATACAGCCAAAGCTTCACCTAAACAGCGTCGAACACCGCCACCAAAGGGGATAAATTCGTAAGGTGAATATTGACGTTCTAGAAAACGTTCTGGTTTAAATTGCTTGGCTTGGGGATATATATCTTCTCTTTGGTGGACTAGATATATACAACCACAAAGGATTGTACCTGGTTCTAAGCTATGTCCCAACATTTCCACTGGTTCTTGGACTACGCGCGGAAATGTTAACATTGCCACGGGACGGAAACGCAAGGTTTCATTACATACAGCCGTGAGATAAGGTAAGCGGAAAATAGTCATTGGATCTGGTGATTCACCAAGGGTATCTAATTCTGCTAGTAGTTTTTCTAGAACTTGGGGGTTTTGGTGAATTAGATATAATGCCCAAGCCATTGCTGTTGCTGTGGTTTCATAGCCAGCAAACAATAGTGTCATCAACTCATCCCGCAACTCTTGATCTGTCATGGGATTACCGGCTTCATCCTGTGATGACATGAGTAAGGAAAGAATATCAATCCGATTTGGGTTATTTTCTCCTCGACGTTCAGCAATTTCTGCGTAGATTAATTGATCAAGTTGCTGGCGATCGCGGATAAACTTACCCCAAGGACTCCAAGCACCTAAATCTTTTTGTAAAGCCGGGAAAAACAAAAAACTAGAAGTATAGGGTGAACGAAATAAATCAGCCATCACAGACATTTTTTGCTTCAGTTGTTGGCTTTTTTCTCCCTCATGTACACCAAATACAGTCTGTAAGATGACTTGTAAGGAAATATCTTGGGTGACGTTACGTGCAGTAAATACTTGATTTGTGGGTAATTGCTCCCAAACTTTTTTTGTAATATTGCGGATTAAGTCGCCATAACTCCGCATCCGATCGCCGTGAAAAGATGGCATAACTAATTGCCGCCGTTTTCTATGGCGATCGCCTTCAAGCATAATGACAGAACGCTCTCCTATCAATGGTTCTAAAATTCTATTTTCTTCACCAAGAGCTGCGAACTTTTTGCGATCGTTAGTTAAAATCTCTTGTATTGTTTGAGGATGGTTGACAAAGGCAAGCTGATTCCCAAAACCAATAATCTGAGCAGTAAAAATATCAGGATATTGCTGTGCTGCACTCTCCATATATCCTACAGGGTCAAGCACCCATTGGAGTCTTTGCAGAAAAGTGGGTTTATTAAGTAAGTTAGGTAGTAGCTGCATTTTATTTTTGATTCTGCAATTAAGTTAGCCTTTCACTTAATATGCAGTGTAGCTTGTCATTATCACAAATGCTTCAGCTTGCTTTTTGGGTTTTCATATATTTATAGATAGCAGCAATATTACGAGCGTCATCTATGCCCCGATGGTGTGTACCTATCAGTTCCATTCCCAGATGATTAAGTGCTTGTGCCATACCAAACCTTTTTGATACGCCTAGATATTCTGAAAATTCTTTCTTGATATTTATGTGTTCTGATGTAAAAGGATATGGTACATGATGAAACTTGCAATCTTGGATAAATTGATTTTTATCATAATCTCCCCAAGAGCAAAATATATGATTATTAAATGATGGATATATCCACTTCTGAAAACGAGAAATTGCTTCTACAAATATTGGTGCTTTGTCAACATCTTCTTGACGAATACTAGTTAATTCCGTACAAAATTTCGTGAGTTGCGGATTTCTGACTGGTTGAATAAATTGCTGAAATTCTGCATCAATTACCCATGTTTTTCTATTGAGCATCACTGCACCAATTTCTATAATTTCCATTTCGTGCCGAGGAATGCTACCATCATCTGAGCAAGTTGCTTCTAAATCAACAATTAAATAATATGATGTTGGTTCAGCGTTCATATCTTTCATCGAAAACTACTATATACTACATTGTAGTGTATAGTAGTTTAGAATGTGAAGTTTAGCTTGACAGGAAAGATTTTACCCAGCCGAGTTGTATAGAAATATCAGAGGATGTTTTAAAAGTCGAAGCGGGTCAAAAATTATGCGAGTCGCTTAACCATAATACGTATCATCGCAATATAAATAAAAATAATTTAATTTTTTCTACTAGCGGCTTGATGCGATCGCTTTTGGATTTAATGTCTACAATCAAGTCGGGTACTAGCTCAACAAAATCTCTTTTACTAATTTTTGATTTCTCCGCACGCACAAAGGATACATCAGGAGCGCGGAGATTAAGCTTTTCTACATCAGCTTCATTGTCTTCCGTTTCCAGTCTTGGCAGAATAAAACCAGCGCTAGAACCAGTTACTCGTCCTAACTTACATAGACGAACCCAGTTTTTTAGCAATCGAATTAACTTAGCGCCTATTTATTCTGAAATATAATCGGATGGCCCTATAACCAGGATATTACCGTCCACTAGTTCCATCTGCCATTCTGGATGTTCAGCTTGTAGCTGCTCTAAATCTGAGATTGTGAACATAAGAATAGAAGCAATCTATTTACATCCATGTTCCTACAAGCTGATCACAACAGTTATACCAATTCAAAATTCAAAATTCAAAATTCAAAAAACAGATGTTATGAGTGTTTTGGAATTTGCATCTGTTGTTGAATTTTGCAGAATTGGTATTAGCCGTATTTAGTCACTGACTAATGACTAAGAAGCAGACTCTCTAGCAGCAGGTGAACCTAACTTGGGATTAGCTGGTGTAACGGAAGATTCACGACGGCTACCACCGCGTAACTTTGGTTTGGGAGTACCGCGTCTTTCTTCGTCACCGTTATTTTCTGATTTGTTCCAGTTGCGGCCTCTGTCACCAGATTCACTACGACGCTTCGTGAGTTTGGGTTTGGGGCTAGATACAACTTCTTCGGGAACGTCGATTTCGGTGCTTAACCAAGCGGGACGAGTTTGATCGTAAGCGATTTGCAGGGCGGCGGCGGCGATCGCTTGAGCATCATATTTCTCAATCAATTCGCTGACTATAGGTAAGAACGAAGCTAAACGTTCACCTGCTAAAGCTTCTCTGACTTGTTCTTGCAGTTTCAAAATGTGGCGTGCTTCGATTTGCGCCCTTGTGGGGATGGAAAGCAATTGCCAATTTTGACGAACGTGGCGTTCAAAGATTTGCTGTTTGCGACGCTCAAAGGGTTGTACTAAGGTGATTGCTGTACCTTCTTTACCAGCGCGACCAGTACGACCAATTCTGTGAACGTAGGTTTCGACGCTATCAGGTAAGTCGTAGTTGATAACGTGAGATAGTTGGTCAACGTCCAAACCACGCGCTGCGATGTCTGTTGCTACTACCCAGCGTACTTGACGATTACGGAAGCGAGTTAATAACCGTTCCCTTGCTTGTTGGGACAAGTCGCCGTGATATTCATCTACACTGTGACCAGCTGCTTGTAGTTGACTGGTGAGTTCGGCTGCTGTGCGTCTGGTACGAACAAAGATTAAAGCTGTTTCTGGGTCTTCCATTTCCAGAATTGGCTGTAAGGCTTTGGCTTTTGTCCAGTGACGGGGGATGAGATAAGCTACTTGATTGATTTTATTGGGTGTAGCTTTGGGTTGCTCAACGGTGACAGTAACGGGCGATCGCAAAAACTTGTTGACCAACATCCGAATTGATGGTGGCATGGTAGCAGAGAACAAAGCTGTCTGTCTGTCTTGGGGTGCTTGAGAGAGAATTTTCTCTACATCGTCGATAAAGCCCATGCTTAACATTTCATCGGCTTCATCCAGTACGAACCATTTAACTTGGTCTAGCTTCAGACAACCCCGTTCTAGTAAGTCAATTACCCGTCCTGGTGTACCAACTACGAGTTGCACGCCGCGCTTGAGTTGTAAGATTTGGCGGTCAATTGATTGACCTCCGTAAATTGCCAACGCTCGTAATCCACTGTTACCAACAAATTGCGCCATTGCGTCGTGAACCTGAATCGCTAATTCACGGGTTGGGGTTAAAACTATGGCTTGTACTGCTTTTTGGTTAACGTCTAACCGTTCTAATATTGGCAGTGAGAACGCGGCTGTTTTCCCTGTACCAGTTTGTGATTGACCTACTACATCACGCCCTGACAACAGTTGAGGAATAGCTTGGGCTTGAATGTTTGTCGGTGCGGTAAAACCTAGTTTTTCTAAGTGTTCTACACGGTCTTGGGAAATTCCTAGTTCTTGAAACGTAAAATTCATCAATTCTCCTAGATTTTGTTTTCTTGTTTTAAGATTTGTAAATTGAAACTTGCGTGTGGATTAGTCGTCAGTTTTGACTGACTTGACCAAATAGGTCATACTCATCCGCGCTGTGAATCTTCACAGGGACGATAGTTCCTAACTTCGCCACGCCATCAATGTAGACCTGACCATCAACTTCTGGGGAAAATCTACCGGAACGACCGATTAATTTCCCATTTTCAGGATTTTCTTGTTCAATCAGGACTTCAACGGTTTTGCCGACTTCCTGCTGGTTTTTGCGCCAAGAAATAGGTTGCTGGAGTGCCATGAGGCGATCGCGGCGTTCATCCATCACCTCTTGGGGCAGTTGGTCGGGTAGCTTGTAAGCGGGGGTTCCTTCTTCTCTTGAGAAGGTAAACACGCCCACATGGTCAAACTCATGCCGTTGGACGAACTGTAGTAAATGCTCAAATTGTGCTTCTGTTTCTCCAGGGAAGCCTACTATAAATGTTGTCCGTAACACAGCACCTGGAATGGCTATCTTGAGGCGCTCGATAATTTCATCGTTGACTCGCCCTTGCCAGGGACGGTTCATGGAACGGAGAACTTCGGGATGAGAATGTTGTAGGGGCAAATCTAGATATGGTAACACATTCGGCGTTTCTTGAATTGCCGCTATGACATCCGGGGTTAATCCCGTGGGATAGGCGTAGTGCATCCTGATCCAGGGTACATTAACTTTCCCTAAAGCCCGCAGTAATTCGGCTAGTTTCGGCTTACCATATATATCCAAACCATAGTTTGTGGTGATTTGGGAAATGAGAATAATCTCTTGTACCCCTTGAGCAACTAGCTGCTCTGCTTCAGCCACTATAGATTCTATTGTACGCGATCGCTGGTTCCCGCGTAAGTGGGGAATTATGCAAAATGCACAACGGTAATCACACCCTTCGGCTACTCGCAGGTAAGCAACACCTTCGGTAGTAGTCCGGTAGCGGGGTGTAGTTTCATCAGCAATATAAGTAGGTTCGGCACTAACTAGCGTTAAGCGCTCGCCTTGCTCTGCTCTTTCAATTACGTTAACTATCTTATGGTAGTCCCCTGTGCCAACTACTGCAACTGCTTCTGGCAATTCTTCCAATAATTGCGCTTGGAAGTGCTGCGCCATACAGCCTGTAATGACAATTTTTTTATTGGCTTCAGCCAGTTCTACTAAAGTTCTAACAGATTCTTCTCTAGCGGCTTCAATAAAACTACACGTATTGACAATTACGTAATCGGCTAACTCTTCATTTGTATCTACACCATAGCCTGCTTGTACTAGCAGCCCTAACATGTGTTCGGTATCAATTCGATTTTTCTCACAGCCCAAGTGAGAAATTGCTATTGTTGGCTTTTCACCCATATTTTGAAAAAAACTTCTAGTTTTTTCTTGTTATTAAACACAAAGTCCGATAATTTCGCTCTTTGTTATTTCGCACCCTCCGTTGGCAGGTGTTTTGTGGGTTTATCCACTGTCAACAACTGCCTAAACCTCGAACCTGACTATTTCCAGTCATGTTATGATGTTTTTATTAATTTGTTTCCCAGGGTAAATTTTAGTGTCTTTAGATAAATCTGACACTTTTTAATATTTATTAACAATTCGCCTGTTGGTATTTTACATTACCGTTGCAGCGTATGCTTTTTTAATTTACCCATCGGGAAGCCGCCCCCCAAAGGGCTGGTTGTGAGAAGTCGCTACCCTCCGGGAAATCGCTCTTGCGACTACGCCCAAAGCAGTAATGCTACCCTGAAGTTCAGGCTTGACCTACGACGGAACGCAGGAACCCTGCCGAAATTACGGGAAGCCGCCTTGCGTGTTGTGAGTGGCAAACTCCTCATTGTAGTCAAGTTTTATCTTAACATATCTTATGGTTTGTTTTATGCCAAATTCTCTCGTCAGGAGGAGGCAGTAAAATAGGGGGCTGGGGAGTAGGGAGTGGGGAGTGGAGAGAGATGAGGAAGGTGAGGGAGATGAGGGAGAATGTTTTTGAATACCCAATTCCCAATTTCTAATTCCCAATCTCCAATCTACAGTACCCAGTACCCAATTTCTGACAATAGTTAAAAGACGTGGACTTATATCAACTATTTAAAACTCGAACACCGATAATTGGCGTGGTGCATCTGCTCCCACTGCCGACTTCTGCCCGTTGGGGAGGTAGCCTCAAAGCAGTGATTGACCGCGCAGAACAAGAGGCAACAGCACTTGCTAGTGGCGGAGTTGACGGTATTATTGTAGAAAATTTTTTTGATGCACCGTTTACAAAAAATCAGGTAGACCCGGCAGTTGTGAGTGCCATGACTGTGGTAGTGCAACGGATACAGAATTTGGTGACGTTGCCCATAGGATTAAATGTATTGCGGAATGATGGCAAAAGTGCAATGGCGATCGCCAGTTGTGTCCGCGCTCAATTTATTCGCGTCAACGTCCTGACAGGAGTGATGGCGACAGACCAAGGATTAATCGAGGGAGAAGCGCATCAATTACTTCGCTATCGCCGAGAATTGGGTAGCGATGTGAAAATTCTCGCTGATGTGTTAGTTAAACATGCTCGCCCTTTGAGTTCGCCTAATCTCACTGTTGCGGTGAAGGATACGATTGAAAGGGGTTTAGCCGATGCGGTGATTTTATCCGGCTGGGCTACGGGTAGCCCTCCCAATCAAGAAGATTTAGAACTAGCTTGTGGTGCAGCCAATGGCACACCTGTATTTATTGGTAGTGGGGCTAATTGGGAAAATGTAGGTACACTGTTGCAGGCTGCTAATGGTGTAATTGTTTCCAGTTCCCTCAAGCGCCAAGGTAAAATCGAGCAACCAATTGACCCGATTCGCGTCAGCCAATTTGTGGAAGCTGCACGCCGCAATTGGAACTCTAAAGGTGAGAGTAAATCTATTTCCTCAGTGACTATACATTCTTAGGATGTGGGGAGTAGGGAGTAAAGAGTAGAGAGTGGGGGGAGATGAGGAAGTAGGGGAAGTGAGAGGAGTAAGATAAAAATTTGTATACATCTTATCTACCCTTTCCTCCTCATCTCCCTCATCCCCTATCCTTACGGGAAGCAAGCTACATCTCCCTTATCCCCCTGATCTCTCCTATCCCTAATCAGCAATACCCTATTTCACAACTTATGATTCGTCGCCGTTCTACTCCTTGGATTCATAAATGGTCGCGTCCAATAATTGCCGCGATCGCCGGTCTGGGCGCTCTCAATACTGGCTACTTAACTATCGAAAAGTTAACAGGAGGGAGTCCTGCTTGTGTGGCGCAAGCTGGGGCTAAAGGGTGTACAGATGTACTCTCTAGCCCTTGGGCTACGGTTTTTGGACAGCCTTTAGCCTTGTTTGGGTTTTTGGCATATACCGGAATGTTAATTTTGGCTCTAGCGCCTCTTGTCTTGAAAGGTGGAGAAAATAATAAAGATAAGCGGCTAGAGAATCTGACATGGTGGCTACTTTTGGTGGGTGCGATCGCTATGTCGGTCTTTAGTGGCTACTTAATGTATCTGCTAACATTCCAAATCAAAGCAGTTTGTCTTTATTGTATTAGTTCGGCTTTATTCTCCCTGAGCCTTTTGGTATTAACAATTGTCGGGCGCTCTTGGGAAGATGTAGGGCAAATCTTCTTTACTGCGTTGATTGTCGGGATGGTAACGCTGATTGGGACTTTAGGTATCTACTCTGGTTTGAATAAACCGGATGTTACCACCACCATACCGCCTGGACAACTGCCTGCATTTGTGCCTCAAACTAATCCAAACCCGGAATTTGGCTGGGAAATTGCTACTACTTCTGGTGAGGCAGAGATTGCCCTAGCACAACACTTAGTTAAGATAGGTGCTAAAGAGTACGTTGCCTATTGGTGTCCTCATTGCCATGAGCAGAAATTACTCTTTGGTAAAGAAGCTTATCAAATTATCAGTGACAATATTAAGGTAGAGTGTGCTGCTGATAGCCCCAAAGCAAAAGTAGACTTATGCAAAGCCGCTAATATTCAAAGCTTCCCTACTTGGATTATCAACGGTCAAAGCTATAGCGGAGTAAGAAATCTGACAGAACTGGCAAAAATTACAGGTTATACAGGCCCAAGCAATTTCAAGTATTTTAAATAAAATTTCTAATGTCTGACGACTTCGCCAGACCACAAAAATATTACTGAATCAATAGTCAATAGGTAGGCTAGTGGAAGTTATTACCTGTTGACTTTTTTATTTCATGATTTACGGGTCACAATTATCTGTTTAGACTGGATGTCGGTTTTTTACGTTGTGTCTCAGTAACATGGTTTTAGAGTGTATAAGTGTATGGCTTTAACCAGTATGTTAACTTAAGTAAATAGTTGTTTCTCTATGTTGCTGGGATATAAATAATGATACGAGTTGTGTATAAAAGTATGGCAATTATAACTCAGTGAAAATATACTATTCATAAACACTACTTAAAGGATGCTTTGAAGTGTTTGATTAAACTTTTCAATTCTAGTAAGAAAATATAGTCAGTCCAAGATTCAAAATTGGATATAAATTTCTATGGTTTCTAATTTCTAAATTGTGAGTTTTGAAATTACTTTTTATAAGTAAGATGTAATATTTCTCCCTTAGGTATTGGGAATGAATAAGCAACTAAACAAGCATTTTATCAAGTTAATTCAAGAAATAAAAAAAAGTCTTAGTCGAGTGCCAAGAGAATTAATAACTGCCTCGATCATTTTTTTTTGTGTCCTTTTGTTGCGCTATTTAGGTTTATTACAATCCGTAGAGTTAGCTGCATTGGATCAATTTTTTCGTATTCGTCCCTATGAACAAGTTGATAATCGGATTACTATTGTCGCTATTGATGAGAAATCGTTGCGTTATGGTTTTCCCATTCCTGATAGTATTATTGCTAATTTATTAAAAAAATTACAAGCTAACCAACCTCGTGCTATTGGCTTAGATATATACAGAAATTTACCACCTAAAGATGGTAACGAAATTTTGATAAATACTTATAAATCAATGCCTAATTTGATCGGCACACAACTCTTGGCAAATAATCAAAATTACCATGTTCCTCCACCAATAGGATTAAATAGTGAGCAAGTAGGTTTTAATAATTTAATCAATGATATTGATGGAAAAATAAGGCGTAGTTTATTGTATTGGCATGTTGATAATCAGCCATATGAGAGTTTTGCTTTAAAGTTGGCTTTGTTGTACTTGAAGTCAGAGAATGTTTTTCCGACTAAAGGAGTTATCAACCCAGAGTTTTTGCGGTTAGGAAAAACTGAATTTATCCGATTTGAAGAAAATGATGGTGCGTATGTAAAAGCCGATGATAGAGGCTATCAAATTTTGTCTAATTTTCCTAAACCACGCTGTCATGATTCTGATGTAGATTTCTGTGGTTTCCGAAAGGTAAGTATGGTAGATGTGCTGGATAATAAAGTACCAAAAAACTGGATTCAAGACCGGATTGT
Above is a genomic segment from Nostoc sp. MS1 containing:
- a CDS encoding carbon dioxide-concentrating mechanism protein CcmK — encoded protein: MTLALGMVEVYGVPTAIEVGDAMCKAARVTLVGYENTDLGRITVLIRGEVGEVNVAVTAGLESVQRVNGGELLSHHIIPRPHENLEYALPIHHSANVNNFSADIRFPPPLSA
- a CDS encoding cytochrome P450, with translation MQLLPNLLNKPTFLQRLQWVLDPVGYMESAAQQYPDIFTAQIIGFGNQLAFVNHPQTIQEILTNDRKKFAALGEENRILEPLIGERSVIMLEGDRHRKRRQLVMPSFHGDRMRSYGDLIRNITKKVWEQLPTNQVFTARNVTQDISLQVILQTVFGVHEGEKSQQLKQKMSVMADLFRSPYTSSFLFFPALQKDLGAWSPWGKFIRDRQQLDQLIYAEIAERRGENNPNRIDILSLLMSSQDEAGNPMTDQELRDELMTLLFAGYETTATAMAWALYLIHQNPQVLEKLLAELDTLGESPDPMTIFRLPYLTAVCNETLRFRPVAMLTFPRVVQEPVEMLGHSLEPGTILCGCIYLVHQREDIYPQAKQFKPERFLERQYSPYEFIPFGGGVRRCLGEALAVFEMKLVLATILTNYQLAIADSQPELPRRRGVTLAPARGVKMMITEKRAPKESRIMATV
- a CDS encoding 3'-5' exonuclease encodes the protein MKDMNAEPTSYYLIVDLEATCSDDGSIPRHEMEIIEIGAVMLNRKTWVIDAEFQQFIQPVRNPQLTKFCTELTSIRQEDVDKAPIFVEAISRFQKWIYPSFNNHIFCSWGDYDKNQFIQDCKFHHVPYPFTSEHINIKKEFSEYLGVSKRFGMAQALNHLGMELIGTHHRGIDDARNIAAIYKYMKTQKAS
- a CDS encoding DEAD/DEAH box helicase, translating into MNFTFQELGISQDRVEHLEKLGFTAPTNIQAQAIPQLLSGRDVVGQSQTGTGKTAAFSLPILERLDVNQKAVQAIVLTPTRELAIQVHDAMAQFVGNSGLRALAIYGGQSIDRQILQLKRGVQLVVGTPGRVIDLLERGCLKLDQVKWFVLDEADEMLSMGFIDDVEKILSQAPQDRQTALFSATMPPSIRMLVNKFLRSPVTVTVEQPKATPNKINQVAYLIPRHWTKAKALQPILEMEDPETALIFVRTRRTAAELTSQLQAAGHSVDEYHGDLSQQARERLLTRFRNRQVRWVVATDIAARGLDVDQLSHVINYDLPDSVETYVHRIGRTGRAGKEGTAITLVQPFERRKQQIFERHVRQNWQLLSIPTRAQIEARHILKLQEQVREALAGERLASFLPIVSELIEKYDAQAIAAAALQIAYDQTRPAWLSTEIDVPEEVVSSPKPKLTKRRSESGDRGRNWNKSENNGDEERRGTPKPKLRGGSRRESSVTPANPKLGSPAARESAS
- the rimO gene encoding 30S ribosomal protein S12 methylthiotransferase RimO — protein: MGEKPTIAISHLGCEKNRIDTEHMLGLLVQAGYGVDTNEELADYVIVNTCSFIEAAREESVRTLVELAEANKKIVITGCMAQHFQAQLLEELPEAVAVVGTGDYHKIVNVIERAEQGERLTLVSAEPTYIADETTPRYRTTTEGVAYLRVAEGCDYRCAFCIIPHLRGNQRSRTIESIVAEAEQLVAQGVQEIILISQITTNYGLDIYGKPKLAELLRALGKVNVPWIRMHYAYPTGLTPDVIAAIQETPNVLPYLDLPLQHSHPEVLRSMNRPWQGRVNDEIIERLKIAIPGAVLRTTFIVGFPGETEAQFEHLLQFVQRHEFDHVGVFTFSREEGTPAYKLPDQLPQEVMDERRDRLMALQQPISWRKNQQEVGKTVEVLIEQENPENGKLIGRSGRFSPEVDGQVYIDGVAKLGTIVPVKIHSADEYDLFGQVSQN
- the btpA gene encoding photosystem I biogenesis protein BtpA, which translates into the protein MDLYQLFKTRTPIIGVVHLLPLPTSARWGGSLKAVIDRAEQEATALASGGVDGIIVENFFDAPFTKNQVDPAVVSAMTVVVQRIQNLVTLPIGLNVLRNDGKSAMAIASCVRAQFIRVNVLTGVMATDQGLIEGEAHQLLRYRRELGSDVKILADVLVKHARPLSSPNLTVAVKDTIERGLADAVILSGWATGSPPNQEDLELACGAANGTPVFIGSGANWENVGTLLQAANGVIVSSSLKRQGKIEQPIDPIRVSQFVEAARRNWNSKGESKSISSVTIHS
- a CDS encoding vitamin K epoxide reductase family protein; the encoded protein is MIRRRSTPWIHKWSRPIIAAIAGLGALNTGYLTIEKLTGGSPACVAQAGAKGCTDVLSSPWATVFGQPLALFGFLAYTGMLILALAPLVLKGGENNKDKRLENLTWWLLLVGAIAMSVFSGYLMYLLTFQIKAVCLYCISSALFSLSLLVLTIVGRSWEDVGQIFFTALIVGMVTLIGTLGIYSGLNKPDVTTTIPPGQLPAFVPQTNPNPEFGWEIATTSGEAEIALAQHLVKIGAKEYVAYWCPHCHEQKLLFGKEAYQIISDNIKVECAADSPKAKVDLCKAANIQSFPTWIINGQSYSGVRNLTELAKITGYTGPSNFKYFK